Proteins from a genomic interval of Pseudomonas paeninsulae:
- a CDS encoding glycine betaine ABC transporter substrate-binding protein: MRKLSTFCLKSLGVAALALGMSTAMAAEKPTLTIGYVNGWDDSVAATHVAGEILTSKLGYPVKLMPVEPAIMWQGVARGDLDATLSAWLPVTHGEYFTKMKDKVVVLGTNYAGAKIGLVVPDYVEAKSIEDLNKNKEAYDGKITGIDAGAGVMRRTEEAIEKYKLDFKLMPSSGPAMAIALARAEKKKEAIVVPGWIPHWMFAKWKLRFLEDPQNVFGEAEHIDTVASMGMEAKAPEAAAFLKKFSWSAEEVGAVMLAVSEGAKPEQAAKDWVAANPERVAGWLK; encoded by the coding sequence ATGCGCAAACTATCCACCTTCTGCCTGAAAAGCCTTGGCGTCGCTGCCCTCGCGCTGGGCATGTCCACCGCCATGGCGGCGGAAAAGCCCACCCTGACCATCGGCTACGTCAACGGCTGGGACGACAGCGTCGCCGCCACCCATGTCGCCGGTGAAATCCTCACCAGCAAGCTTGGCTATCCCGTCAAGCTGATGCCGGTCGAGCCGGCCATCATGTGGCAGGGCGTGGCCCGCGGCGACCTCGACGCAACCCTCTCCGCCTGGCTGCCGGTCACTCACGGCGAGTACTTCACCAAAATGAAAGACAAGGTGGTGGTCCTCGGCACCAACTACGCAGGCGCCAAGATCGGCCTGGTGGTTCCCGACTACGTCGAAGCCAAGAGCATCGAAGACCTGAACAAAAACAAAGAAGCCTACGACGGCAAGATCACCGGTATCGACGCCGGTGCCGGCGTGATGCGCCGCACCGAAGAAGCCATCGAGAAATACAAACTGGACTTCAAGCTGATGCCGAGCTCCGGCCCCGCCATGGCCATCGCCCTGGCTCGCGCCGAGAAGAAGAAGGAAGCCATCGTAGTCCCCGGCTGGATTCCACACTGGATGTTCGCCAAGTGGAAACTGCGCTTCCTCGAAGACCCGCAGAATGTCTTCGGTGAAGCCGAGCACATCGACACCGTGGCCAGCATGGGCATGGAAGCCAAGGCCCCAGAAGCCGCTGCCTTCCTCAAGAAGTTCTCCTGGAGCGCCGAAGAAGTGGGCGCAGTGATGTTGGCCGTCAGCGAAGGCGCCAAGCCGGAGCAGGCTGCCAAGGACTGGGTCGCCGCCAACCCCGAGCGCGTAGCCGGCTGGTTGAAGTAA
- a CDS encoding choline ABC transporter substrate-binding protein, producing the protein MNKLKTIAGVSLLSCTLLQSAWAQEPESCKQVRFAEIGWADIAATTGVAMTLSEGLGYQPRKIMASVPIAFTGVKKGQIDVFLGYWAPSMDAVIEPFTKDGGVKVLPTANLEGAKYTLAVPTYLAEAGLKSFQDIAKFKKELDGKIYGIEPGNDGNLLIEKMIKEDQFGMGSFRMVESSEAGMLVQVQRAVRKNKPVVFLGWAPHPMNTQFDLTYLSGGDDVFGPDYGAAKVYTVVPPEYEARCPNVGKLLNNLQFSVKIESQLMEKVLEKEDPAVVAKNWIKANPEALDKWLAGVTTYDGQDGVAAVKKYVGL; encoded by the coding sequence ATGAACAAGTTGAAAACTATTGCTGGAGTTAGCCTGCTGTCCTGCACGCTGCTGCAAAGCGCCTGGGCCCAGGAGCCGGAAAGCTGCAAACAGGTACGCTTCGCCGAAATCGGCTGGGCCGACATCGCCGCCACCACCGGCGTGGCCATGACCCTCAGCGAAGGCCTGGGCTACCAGCCTCGCAAGATCATGGCCTCGGTGCCGATCGCCTTCACCGGCGTGAAAAAGGGCCAGATTGATGTATTCCTCGGCTACTGGGCACCCTCGATGGATGCGGTGATCGAGCCGTTCACCAAGGATGGCGGCGTCAAGGTGCTGCCGACCGCGAACCTGGAGGGCGCCAAATACACCCTGGCGGTACCGACCTACCTGGCTGAGGCTGGCCTGAAAAGCTTCCAGGACATCGCCAAGTTCAAGAAAGAACTCGACGGCAAGATCTACGGCATCGAGCCAGGTAACGACGGCAATCTGCTGATCGAAAAAATGATCAAAGAAGACCAGTTCGGTATGGGTAGCTTCCGCATGGTCGAGTCCAGCGAAGCCGGCATGCTGGTGCAGGTACAACGCGCGGTACGGAAGAACAAGCCGGTCGTGTTCCTCGGCTGGGCACCGCACCCGATGAATACCCAGTTCGACCTCACCTACCTGTCCGGCGGCGATGACGTGTTCGGCCCGGATTACGGCGCGGCCAAGGTCTACACCGTGGTACCGCCAGAGTACGAAGCGCGCTGCCCCAACGTCGGCAAGCTGCTGAACAACCTGCAATTCAGCGTCAAAATCGAAAGCCAGCTGATGGAAAAAGTGCTGGAGAAAGAAGACCCGGCTGTAGTAGCCAAGAATTGGATCAAGGCTAATCCGGAAGCCCTCGACAAGTGGCTGGCGGGCGTTACCACCTATGACGGCCAGGATGGCGTCGCCGCCGTGAAGAAATACGTCGGACTCTGA
- a CDS encoding ABC transporter permease, producing the protein MSEKQLDLGTWVNDGVEYLLNNYSNGFDSIGGVVSSFSEGIEAILMLPPAWLLIAIFVGLGLWRIGARFAAFTAVSFILIVLTGFWEQTVVTLGLTFSATLISLLWGIPLGIWAAKSERVATIIRPILDFMQTMPAFVYLIPAAMLFGLGRVPGIIATVIFAMPPAVRLTSLGIRQVNKEIVEAGQSFGCSKTQLLLKVQLPSAMPSIMAGVNQTIMMALSMVIIASMVGAGGLGNDVLASIQRLDIGLGFESGMAVVLLAIILDRITESFGTKQSEKRSTLISWVSAKLQRQ; encoded by the coding sequence ATGAGTGAGAAGCAACTCGACCTAGGCACCTGGGTCAACGACGGCGTTGAGTACCTGCTGAACAACTACAGCAACGGCTTCGACAGCATCGGTGGCGTGGTCAGTTCGTTTTCCGAAGGCATCGAGGCCATCCTCATGCTGCCACCGGCGTGGCTGCTGATCGCCATCTTCGTCGGCCTCGGCCTCTGGCGTATCGGCGCCCGGTTTGCCGCCTTTACCGCCGTATCCTTCATTCTGATTGTCCTCACCGGTTTCTGGGAGCAGACCGTGGTGACCCTCGGCCTGACCTTCTCAGCGACGCTGATCAGCCTCTTGTGGGGTATCCCCCTGGGCATCTGGGCGGCCAAGAGCGAGCGTGTGGCGACCATCATCCGTCCCATTCTCGACTTCATGCAGACCATGCCGGCGTTCGTCTACCTGATTCCGGCGGCCATGCTGTTCGGCCTCGGTCGGGTGCCGGGGATCATCGCCACGGTGATTTTCGCCATGCCTCCAGCCGTGCGTCTGACCAGCCTGGGTATTCGCCAGGTCAACAAGGAAATCGTCGAGGCCGGCCAATCCTTCGGCTGCAGCAAGACCCAACTGTTGCTCAAGGTCCAACTGCCTAGCGCCATGCCGTCGATCATGGCGGGGGTCAACCAGACCATCATGATGGCCCTGTCGATGGTGATTATTGCCTCGATGGTCGGTGCCGGCGGCTTGGGTAACGACGTACTCGCGAGCATCCAGCGTCTGGATATCGGTCTAGGCTTCGAAAGCGGTATGGCCGTGGTACTGCTGGCAATCATCCTCGACCGCATTACCGAAAGCTTCGGCACCAAGCAAAGCGAGAAACGCAGCACCCTGATTAGCTGGGTGAGTGCGAAGTTGCAGCGCCAGTAA
- a CDS encoding quaternary amine ABC transporter ATP-binding protein, whose translation MKAGKIVVENLYKVFGNKPQEAIEQSKQGWSKDKVLAETGAVIGVSDVSFSVEEGEIFVLMGLSGSGKSTLIRLINRLIEPSGGDVFIDGQNVAKMSNAELISLRRRDMSMVFQSFALMPSRTVLDNAAFGLEVAGVGRKEREARAMEVLKDVGLDTFAQMHPHELSGGMQQRVGLARALAVDPSMMIMDEAFSALDPLKRREMQDLLLELQKIHRRTIIFVSHDIEEAMRIGNRIAIMEGGKLVQVGTPQELVDNPANDYVRNFFDTVDTNRYLTAGQLMANSVPVFVHNGVAPDAQVVSQKLQELDKHYAFIVDENNRFYGSISLEKIALLVEGGQSCKLDQSVVKQITPVPEDMPLDKVIARLVDNEGPIPVVGGNGQYSGAISKGRLLTRMQGE comes from the coding sequence ATGAAAGCTGGAAAAATAGTGGTCGAAAACCTGTACAAGGTTTTCGGCAATAAACCGCAAGAAGCCATCGAGCAGAGCAAGCAAGGCTGGAGCAAGGATAAAGTCCTTGCCGAAACCGGCGCGGTGATTGGTGTTAGCGATGTGTCGTTCAGTGTCGAAGAAGGCGAGATTTTCGTCCTCATGGGTCTTTCCGGCTCCGGCAAATCCACCCTGATTCGTTTGATCAACCGGCTGATTGAGCCTTCCGGCGGCGATGTGTTCATCGACGGCCAGAACGTCGCCAAGATGTCCAACGCGGAACTCATCAGCCTGCGTCGCCGCGACATGAGCATGGTGTTCCAGTCCTTCGCCCTGATGCCTTCGCGCACCGTGCTGGACAATGCGGCCTTCGGCCTGGAAGTGGCAGGAGTAGGCCGCAAGGAGCGGGAAGCACGGGCCATGGAGGTACTCAAGGACGTGGGCCTGGATACTTTTGCCCAGATGCACCCGCATGAACTCTCCGGCGGCATGCAGCAGCGCGTCGGCTTGGCCCGCGCCTTGGCCGTCGACCCCTCGATGATGATCATGGACGAGGCGTTTTCCGCCCTCGATCCACTCAAGCGTCGCGAAATGCAGGACTTGCTGCTCGAGCTGCAAAAGATCCACCGCCGCACCATCATCTTCGTCTCTCACGATATCGAGGAGGCCATGCGTATCGGCAACCGTATCGCCATCATGGAAGGCGGCAAGCTGGTGCAGGTCGGCACCCCGCAAGAGCTGGTCGACAACCCAGCCAATGATTATGTGCGTAACTTCTTCGACACCGTCGACACCAACCGTTACCTCACCGCCGGCCAGCTCATGGCTAACAGCGTGCCGGTCTTCGTGCACAACGGCGTTGCCCCGGACGCCCAGGTCGTCTCGCAAAAGCTGCAGGAACTGGACAAGCATTACGCCTTCATTGTCGATGAGAACAACCGCTTCTACGGTTCGATCAGCCTGGAGAAAATCGCCCTGCTGGTCGAAGGTGGCCAGTCATGCAAGCTTGACCAAAGCGTGGTGAAGCAGATCACGCCGGTGCCGGAAGACATGCCCCTGGATAAGGTCATCGCGCGCCTGGTGGACAACGAAGGGCCGATCCCGGTTGTCGGTGGCAACGGCCAATACTCTGGCGCTATTAGCAAGGGTCGCCTGCTGACCCGCATGCAGGGAGAATGA
- a CDS encoding choline ABC transporter substrate-binding protein, with the protein MKLHKHCLLTLALSTPLLAHAVEPVTCDLVRFADVGWTDITATTAVTRVVLNDLGYRTQVKRLSVPDTYKALQDKQIDVFLGTWMPTSEAHIRPYLDSGAVETVIANLEGAKYTLAVNQPAYDGGLKSFSDLAKFKKELDGTLYGIEPGNDGNKLIQSMIDKNAFGLGDFTLVESSESGMLAQVKRAEHLNQWVVFLGWEPHPMNNQVQMHYLSGGDDYFGPDYGGATVYTSVRKGYTEQCANVGRLLHNLRFSLAMENHLMEAILNQSTNRRREAKAWLAANPQVLSQWLQGVTRRDGSAAKMPSSSGKEP; encoded by the coding sequence ATGAAATTGCACAAGCACTGCCTGCTGACGCTCGCATTGAGCACCCCACTGCTGGCCCATGCCGTTGAACCCGTGACCTGCGACCTGGTGCGCTTCGCCGACGTCGGCTGGACCGACATCACCGCCACCACCGCCGTCACCCGCGTGGTACTCAACGACCTGGGCTACCGCACCCAGGTCAAGCGCCTGTCGGTACCCGACACCTACAAAGCCTTGCAGGACAAACAGATCGACGTGTTCCTCGGCACCTGGATGCCCACCTCAGAGGCCCACATCAGGCCTTACCTGGACAGCGGCGCGGTGGAAACCGTGATCGCCAATCTGGAGGGGGCCAAGTACACCTTGGCGGTCAATCAACCAGCCTACGACGGCGGGCTGAAAAGCTTCAGCGATCTGGCCAAATTCAAGAAGGAACTCGACGGCACGCTGTACGGCATCGAGCCGGGTAACGACGGCAACAAGCTTATCCAGTCAATGATCGACAAGAATGCCTTCGGCCTGGGCGATTTCACCCTGGTGGAGTCCAGCGAGTCGGGCATGCTCGCCCAGGTCAAACGCGCCGAGCACCTCAATCAATGGGTGGTGTTTCTCGGCTGGGAACCGCACCCGATGAACAATCAGGTGCAGATGCACTACCTGAGTGGTGGCGACGATTACTTCGGCCCCGATTATGGTGGCGCCACGGTCTACACCAGCGTGCGCAAGGGCTATACCGAGCAGTGTGCAAACGTCGGCCGGCTGTTGCACAACCTGCGCTTCAGTCTGGCGATGGAGAACCACCTGATGGAGGCCATTCTCAACCAGAGCACCAACCGTAGGCGCGAAGCCAAGGCCTGGCTGGCGGCCAATCCACAGGTGCTCAGTCAATGGTTGCAGGGCGTTACTCGGCGCGACGGTAGCGCGGCGAAAATGCCTTCGAGTAGCGGCAAAGAGCCATAA